The genomic interval TTGTTGGCGCCCGGAGGCGGGATCAGCGATGCCAGTCTGGCCATGAGGATTGAACTCCTGTCGAACGGGTAGGACTTCGAATCGATGAGCGCGGGCGCTAGTGCACCCGGAGCCGGCGCACCCGAGAGCGCTCGGCATCCACGATCGCGATCAAGCGGCGGACCGCAGTCTCGAGATCGTCGTTCATCACCAGATAATCGTACTCGCGATACTGCGCCAGTTCCTCCGGCGCATTGTGAAGCCGGCGCTCCACGACTTCGGGCGCGTCGGTCTTGCGCTGCAGCAATCGCTGCCGCAGCGAATCCAGGCTTGGCGGATAGATGAAGACCGACACGGCATCGGGCCGCACCCGACGGACACTCGCGCCACCCTGCACATCCACGTCTAGTAGTACCACACGCCCGCTCGCCACCTGTTCGTCGACGAATCGAGAGGGGGTGCCGTAGAGATGCCCGTGGACCTCGGCCGACTCGAGAAATGAGCCGGCGTCGCGGCGCCGTTCGAACTCGTCACGCGTCACGAACTCGTACTGAACACCTTCCTGCTCGGTCACGCGCCGCGGCCGGGTGGTCGACGAGATCGAGAACACGCAGTCGGTGCGTT from Candidatus Eisenbacteria bacterium carries:
- the gmk gene encoding guanylate kinase, whose amino-acid sequence is MRFEPAGFLLVISGPSGAGKGTLVDRLVAQRTDCVFSISSTTRPRRVTEQEGVQYEFVTRDEFERRRDAGSFLESAEVHGHLYGTPSRFVDEQVASGRVVLLDVDVQGGASVRRVRPDAVSVFIYPPSLDSLRQRLLQRKTDAPEVVERRLHNAPEELAQYREYDYLVMNDDLETAVRRLIAIVDAERSRVRRLRVH